The Microlunatus soli genome contains the following window.
TAGCGCAGCAGATCGTGGCTACGCCGTTTGGCGGAAGTCAGCACGTCGACCGGCTCCGCGTGGTCGCCCGTCAGCCCCTTGCCGTCGAGCCAGTCCACCCCACAGACGTACGCCGCCGCCCAGCCCGCGATGACCGATCCGGGTGGCAGCAGCGCAGCAGCGTTGAGGATCCGTTGCGCGGTGCTGTCCGTCGGCTCCGGGGCAGGGACGTAGAGGCCGTTTCGCACCCGATGCCAGGAGGGCCCTCGGATCCTGCCCGGTGAGATCCCCGAACCTCTGAGGTCCGACGCCAGTGCGGGCGGCGCAGCCACCTCCAACTCCTCCTCGAACCGGGACACACGCCAACCTTGACCCAGTCGACATGGGTTGCCCGAGGGTTATCCACACCCGAACTTGCCCGAGCAGATTGTTCCGAAATCGCTGACCCAGCAGCAATCTCCTCGGTCAAGCCTGGTGAAGCGAGGGGTGGGTCAGGCCAGGGCCTGGTCCAGGTCCTGGGTGAGGTCCTCGGGTGTGGTCTTCGGGCTGTACCTCTTGACCAGGTTGCCGTCCCGGTCCAGCAGGAACTTGGCGAAGTTCCACTCGATGTCGGGGCCGTTCTCACCGGGCTGGGTCTCGGTCAGCCACTGATAGAGCGGGTGCGCGCCGGGGCCGTTCACCTCGATCTTGGCGAACATCGGGAAGCTGACACCGTAGTTCAGCTCGCAGAAGTCGGCGATCTCGGCCTCCGAGCCGGGCTCCTGGTGGCCGAACTGGTCACACGGGAAGCCCAAGATCACCAGCCCCCGGTCGGCGTAGTTCTCGTACAGCTTCTGCAATCCGGCGTACTGCGGGGTGAGCCCGCACTGCGATGCGGTGTTGACGACCAGGACCACCTTGCCCTGGTAGCTCCCGAGGTCCACCTGCTCACCGGTGATCTTGGT
Protein-coding sequences here:
- a CDS encoding glutathione peroxidase, which translates into the protein MTVLSNFSATKITGEQVDLGSYQGKVVLVVNTASQCGLTPQYAGLQKLYENYADRGLVILGFPCDQFGHQEPGSEAEIADFCELNYGVSFPMFAKIEVNGPGAHPLYQWLTETQPGENGPDIEWNFAKFLLDRDGNLVKRYSPKTTPEDLTQDLDQALA